The sequence CTGGCATATAGTCGAGGCTAGTCGGGCAGCTATGACTGTAACTAAGTCCAATATGATGTGTGAATTACGCAAAACCACAGAGACTCGGCAGTGTCATACAAACAGTGAGTTTATTCTTTTCCAATAGTCATCTCTCAGTCACAATAACACTGTCTTCCCATCTAGAGAtcatgttttgcatttctacagtATTCCAACTATTAAGAACCCAGGACTGCATCATGCATAGGCCATTAAGCAAGATTTTTCTGGATCCGAATCTAGATTAAGATTGATCAAAATGTCCATTGTTGACTGGAAATTTAATTTAATTGAAATAGGGCTAGGGTCAAATCAGTGCATACCTATCAACTCTTCACagaaaacaaatagataaacctCATCTTCAAACGTGGATGACAATATAGCCCCTATGGCATATATGGGTGATCATACAGACTGTGTGTGCAAGATGTCCATCATTTCTCTAATACATTTATTCATCTGGACCCAAAGTAATAGGCAAATTCCTGATGCCCTAGAGACCAAATATCTCCAGAAACTTGTTGTGTGACGTTTCCCAGTACTTTGAGTCCAAAAGCCTCTTCTTCAGCCTTTTTGCAGCCTCAAACTCCTTCCTCCCATCCTTCAGCACCTTGATGATCCGCTTGGCCAGTGTCTTGGCGGCTTCTTCGTCGTCGTCTTCGATCTCCACAATCGGGCGGTCGTAATCGGGATCTTGGTCCAAGAACCAGGCGAGACCAGACTTGTGGGAGACCAGGACTGGCACCCCTGCAGCGATAGCCTCCAGACCGACCAGTCCGAATGGCTCTGCACGAGACGGCATCAGAACGACATGGGCCTGTTGCATGTCCTTGGACAGATCTGCCTGAGTGCTGTACTTCAAGGGGGTGAAGGGTGCGAACTCGAATTTACTGGTGTTGGCTTGGATGATCGCCTTGCTCTCTGAGAAATCTTCACGCTTGATGCCGCGGGCTCGCCATTTGGTGTTAGGTCGAAGCTTGATCACCTTGCCCATGGCATTCGCGGACAGATCGTATCCTTTCAGCCTCTTGACTCCCTTGACTCTTCCGACGGACAGCACCCCTTTCGTTTCTGTTTCGACGTATTTCACTCGCGTCTTCTTGAAGATGTCAGATGGCTCAGGCAAAAACTCGTAATGATGCTCTTCCTCTTCCCTTTTTGTCTCGTTTTTGTAGTAGTCATGCAAGCGTGGCCCCACGGAGACTATCACATCAGCATCCTCTAGGTCTTCCAAAATGCTGGCTTTCTCCTCTTCGATGCTCAACTCCTTCTCTTCACTCTTGAAGCGTGCAACGTCTTCTGGGATGACGTGGGTGACCTGGACTAGTTTGGCGTGGGGAAGGCGTTGCTTCCTGATCAGTCGTGCTGCGCGGCTTGTGACGTTGACATGGCCGACGATGAAGTCTATGCCTGGCGGAAGCTTTGGAAAATGACTCTGGTGGTCAAAGGTTAGCCACCTTAGCTCTGGCTTTCTATCATCTCCCTCGAAGGTTGTTGGAGTGATCAACTCCACCCCATCGGCCTCCGCATCTTTCTTGTCTTCTTGTGTGGCTTCCAGGACCGTGCTATAGACCTTTGCTCCTTTTGAAACCAGTAGGCACGCCATCCCGCGGTGGATGGTGGATATGCCGCCCTTCCTCGTCCCGTACTCGTCATTGAGCAGCAGCACCACAGGCTTGGGCCTTGCAGAAAGCTTAGAGTTAGACATCATCGCCTCAAGAACTTGTCGATATCCGAGGATACTAATAGACAGGAAGACAGGCGTGTTTCGGGTTAGTGTCACAATGCACAGTTGTAAGGCTATACAAACAAAGGTAAGGTGGTAAAGTTACTGTCTTTGGCGCCAACTAGGACAATAGAAGTAGTAAGAGGGATATGGAGACATGAAGACGTGAAATTCTTACCTTCCATGCAGGCTATTTCTCGTAGTGAAGCAGAAAATGTCCGAACTTCGCCGCCCTTCCGGCAGACTAGCTGGGATCAAAGTGCAAATCACTTTCACTGCACATGCGCTCTAACTTGACAGGTCGGGTTTCACCTGTACACAGGTAACAACAATGGAGGGTAGCGTGACACCTGAGGTAACGTCCGCCTTAAAACTGCACGCGAAGCTTCAATCGGACAGAATATGGCCGTGTTCTGATGAGTTATGATTCTTTGATTGCAAGGCAAGTTGTGTAGTACCgtgaaaaaatacatgtacaattgtttgCTTCCCCTATACACACCTTTAACACGGATTGACGTGGCAGGTATTCAGGTGGGACAAATGTGAAAGGTGCCCGCAGGCAGGTAAACAATCCCGGTGGCCTTGGATTATGCGGCGGTGTGGTATTTACAGCTGTAACGTGAGAGCCGAGTGGCAGTCGGGCGGGTTTAAAAGCTTAAAGGTAGCAAAaatactattctccaagcagaggtttcggtcgagtagggtaggaatgttagggattttttacgtctccAAAATTCCGAACACTCCTACCCttctcgaccgaaacctctgcttggagaatagcaaaATACTATTGTTAGCCTTTTTAATACCTGTCTTGCGTGTGTTTTTACAAATTCTTTAGTGTGTTGTTTTATATATTGGTGTAATAAAGACGATgttacaaaaataagaaaaccaCACGAAAATACTACATCAATAGAACCTGATTGGTTCTGCTGCATCAGTTACTCAATCAGCACAGCATTGACGAGCACATTCAACTACCACTACTAGAATCTTCTCACCAGTCTTCACCAGACTGTCTACGCAggctgaaaaatagtaaaatttaGCTTCATACGGAAAacaatttgccaggggagtttggccaccaagGGGTATAATACCGctttcctggccaattattcaccCTAGTTTTGACGGATTCTGCTATCCATACCCTCACAGGAAGGCCTGGCCAGGCAGACATAAAAACGAGATAAATTCAAAGTCTctcggaaaaaaaaattcaatttaccTGATAATGTCTCATCATGTCATCTCCATCTGTCCCTTAGTCTGGTTGACCGTTGGGTCACCACAGACACTCTGTAAACCACCGTTCTCCAAACTTCTCTGTTTGCTGCTATCCAGAGGCCTGACTCAGGCTGAGTCCATTCTCTGATGTTACCCTTTTTTTGTCCATTCTCCTAGCACCGTGCCTCAGAGGATCGTCTTTGCCGGACCTGTGGATCTTGTGGTGTCGCCACACCATCTTAGTTTGCGCTTTTCTCAGTGGTTAAAAGATCTTCGCAGGACTCAATAGCTTGTCTGATTCTTTGTCTCACTTCCTCTCTCACATTGGCCTGTTGTCCTGTATGTATGAGATACATAAGAGtacttttcaaacatttcatttcCGTGTGGTCTGAATCTTATTTTCTATAAACCTTGCAGATAGGGTTCAAGTTTCTAAGATATCTGAGAACTGTTAAAACAGCATTTTGGGGGTGAACGTGTACCAGCCATGGGCAACAAGCAACATCAACTATGACAACAGCGAGCTGAGAAAAATACAAAGGTTGTTGTTACTGCAAACAATTTTGTAACATGTGGGTTGGGAACAGGGTTGGGGTATACTAGTAGTAACAGCATAGCGGTAATGTAGGGAATATACAACTTTCTTATCAAGAAACAccatctttattgacacaacagtacagcgactttcgtaaggtcttctacaagactacaactacacatgcaaacaacaagCAATGGGATGCagaatgattaacctacgtacaagtatatgaataattcatcaTGTCGAGTTTAACTTGCACTtgcactactagttctaagatatAAACattataacgttataacgttaaaTACTGATTGCATTTGttatttcagatggtgacgtaaagccctGTATATGAGGGACCTTCAATCCTTAGCCTGAAGCGTCAAGAAGCCATCACACCGATGTGTTACGGTAAGCTACAAACGTAATCCGTAGGTGCGGCACAGCTAACGACTTTTGTATTTGACACCTGTTACTTCAAACCGACCACCACTCCCAGAATGTTTTGGCATAGCTCTTATTCGATACAGTTGAAAAGTAAAGCATATGTGTTATTGACTCTTGGTGTAACGTCTGGTGTGATTATTGAGTCGGTAACGCGCCTGACGTCGGACTATTTGTGTGTGAAACTTTCCTGGCAAGGGACATGGAACAGTCCAATTTCTCAGGTATATAGGTGTATCCTACTCACTTAATGTGATATAGCCAAACTTCAGTTCTAACACGATTATGTCTAACATTATGTATTGAACTACAACATAGATATATATGTTCAAATGTACTTATTTTACTTATATTTGCCTAAAGTCGTATTTTCTCAATTTATTTAATGTAATTTCACCCCTATAATAATACACTCTTccaatccaagatggccgcaCGGGGAAGCTGACTGCACTACAAGGTCAGGTGCGAAACTTGTAGGAAGTTTGCGGAAATCCAGGGGAGATTCGTGAGAGAAGTGAGTAAAGATACCGTGTGTGGACCCACCAGTGTTTGTAGATACAGTAAATgttaacaagagtccgtaggacacaattctccgtgaagtatttatagtatgtacaagtattgacccacacaaattgcatctctgctcagtccaagtagtgttttagagcaagtaaagaaaaagtgtttgtttatctttttctttcagtacagaagtggtcaacctgctgaaaagtatgtttttacagcatggcacagatgggatctagaaattccgggaaaagtcacaaagttagatctagatggccccttttcaattatcaacgaaccattcagccttacaactaagatgtatcagaaatcacaaatatgcagtaaatcctctttccacaatttattgcaggccggcctgatctatagctatcaagctatttgcaataaaaaaaggcttatttatattatcgtaacatttcacgaaggtcaaaggtcaccggatctaaccacccggaagtgacactggcgcgcgcacttttctgagatatatttctcaacaatctttcatcccctgcgtaaactttttacattgtcacagcctccgtattataaactacaagtgtggtaagtttgaaggtccagagatgcAAAGGTACCCGGGTCACCGGTCCCGCACTGGGCGCCGAGTAATGAACGCGTGAACAAAATTGCGTCGTcgctggacgtccagcaccaaagaaagttcatcactagaaatccagtgacgaacggctttaatccagtaatgaagccccctcggtgctgga comes from Branchiostoma lanceolatum isolate klBraLanc5 chromosome 2, klBraLanc5.hap2, whole genome shotgun sequence and encodes:
- the LOC136427120 gene encoding uncharacterized protein gives rise to the protein MMSNSKLSARPKPVVLLLNDEYGTRKGGISTIHRGMACLLVSKGAKVYSTVLEATQEDKKDAEADGVELITPTTFEGDDRKPELRWLTFDHQSHFPKLPPGIDFIVGHVNVTSRAARLIRKQRLPHAKLVQVTHVIPEDVARFKSEEKELSIEEEKASILEDLEDADVIVSVGPRLHDYYKNETKREEEEHHYEFLPEPSDIFKKTRVKYVETETKGVLSVGRVKGVKRLKGYDLSANAMGKVIKLRPNTKWRARGIKREDFSESKAIIQANTSKFEFAPFTPLKYSTQADLSKDMQQAHVVLMPSRAEPFGLVGLEAIAAGVPVLVSHKSGLAWFLDQDPDYDRPIVEIEDDDEEAAKTLAKRIIKVLKDGRKEFEAAKRLKKRLLDSKYWETSHNKFLEIFGL